GGTGACATTCGTGCCGTGCTTCCTCTGGATCTTCGTTGGCGCGCCCTATGTCGAGGCGCTGCGTGCCAACAAGGCGCTGTCGGGCGCGCTGGCGGCCATCACGGCGGCGATCGTGGGGGTGATCCTCAATCTCGCCGTCTGGTTCGGCCTGCAGGTCCTGTTCGGCGAATTGCGGACAGTCAAGCTGCTCGGCGCCACCGTCGACCTGCCGGTGCTGGGATCGGCCAATATCGCCGCGGTGGCACTGGCGGCGGCCTGTGCTGTTGCTGTATTCCGCTTCCGCTTCGGGATGATCCCGGTCCTGCTGGCCAGCTCGATGGCCGGCATCGTCTACGCGCTGATGCTATAGGAAACCCATGACCGACACCCTCCCCGACCGCCTCTCCACCAATCCCAAGAGCCCGCATTACGACGAGGCGCTTCTCCAGCGCGGCATCGGCATCCGGTTCGACGGCCAGGAGAAGACCAACGTCGAGGAGTATTGCGTGAGCGAGGGCTGGATTCGCGTTGCCGTCGGCAAGACGATGGATCGCAAGGGCAATCCGCTCACCATCAAGCTCAAGGGCAACGTCGAGCCCTTCTTCGAGGC
This DNA window, taken from Reyranella humidisoli, encodes the following:
- a CDS encoding DUF3297 family protein; translation: MTDTLPDRLSTNPKSPHYDEALLQRGIGIRFDGQEKTNVEEYCVSEGWIRVAVGKTMDRKGNPLTIKLKGNVEPFFEAKKS